One region of Bactrocera neohumeralis isolate Rockhampton chromosome 5, APGP_CSIRO_Bneo_wtdbg2-racon-allhic-juicebox.fasta_v2, whole genome shotgun sequence genomic DNA includes:
- the LOC126760676 gene encoding partitioning defective 3 homolog isoform X7: MFDVPPKCPALAHKLTGIFGWRHTYKVSAKHEGIQHTFLQKSYSLTLPKRPPSPYRGQKEPDSWVAVHHLQTQSGILDPDDCVGDVADDREQILASFDDSGPDPGVPQGGGDGASGSSSVGTGSPDIFRDPTNTDAPTNGQRGDAATPHIEVTSTTACPMTGLGLQVRRSSDPNLLASLKAEGGNKRWSAAAPHCGGDSPDRVLLDKSGYLTPQWEEEDDGQQHATAAPTQQPFARSGRLSMQFLGDGTGYKWMEAAEKLQHQQQQHPQQQPSHQYASQGQMYTTKSLPRESKRKEPLGQAYESIREKDGEMLLIINEYGSPLGLTAIPDNEHGGGLLVQHVEPGSRAERGRLRRGDRILEINGTKLIGLTEGKVQDYLRRSLEASELRVRVLRASGSNANQRSVSKSRRRDSKVAEMIEAEEKLASTVETKVATVSPTRKPHTAPVGTSLQVANTRKLGRKIEIVLKKGPNGLGFSVTTRDNPAGGHCPIYIKNILPRGAAIEDGRLKPGDRLLEVDGVPMTGKTQTDVVSILRATQPGATVRLVVSRQQELAEQDEREINYDEKERDVMNTPPKPPAPVLPSSLQKQQQQDKLPNGVKKSNSARSLFEQHQQQAQYQLNESQHFIDAGSESAASSDSLQAGIAWRSREVLTLHIPVHDTEKAGLGVSVKGKTSSNSNSSNNSMKHDGDLGIFVKNVIHGGAASRDGRLRMNDQLLSVNGVSLLGQNNAEAMETLRRAMVNNPGKHPGMITLSVARKIARSASSGDILEQTNSSSNASDNSGATVIYLSPEKKEARSGAGGCATNEMNRWSNPVLDRLTGGVCSSNSSQQARRPSRDHLNAGGGVAGGIGGAPGSAGLHGLRNESYYMATNETWSPALHHQKMMNGHVNNNTVLIEDDPEPMSPTLPHHPNDSVCTQSSNGGQNTTTAAPGFDATYSSQLSLETNNSGVEHFSRDALGRRSISEKHHAALDARETGTYQRNKKLREERERERRIQLTKSAIYGGSMESLTARIANANAQIPGYKHTKTASGVEAQQLQAEARDQVGDLGPSLGLKKSSSLESLQTMVQEIQMSDEPRGPTALRAPRGRGREDSLRAAVVADPEAGKPRKHWLLEEGTDQDGGFAHRNGPFQSSLNDGKHKSRAKKPSILRGIGHMFRFGKNRKDGVAPIDVQAAALAERPPASLPNNQLPAAALAALDRNTKLVPPAYQPPPPLPPANSTGSGGSGANTGAGVGNLSSNSNGIHHNDIFNHRYQHYANYDELHQQQMSSESENTATKQNQNSTDVLSESTLECMRQQVIRQRIKVEAESQKMKKIFFIFLYK, encoded by the exons GAGCCTGATTCTTGGGTTGCCGTACACCATCTACAAACACAGTCGGGCATACTCGACCCCGACGATTGTGTCGGCGATGTCGCCGATGATCGCGAACAAATACTTGCCAGCTTCGATGACTCCGGTCCGGATCCGGGTGTGCCGCAAGGTGGCGGCGACGGTGCCTCTGGCAGCTCTTCGGTGGGCACTGGCTCGCCCGATATCTTTCGTGATCCCACTAACACAGATGCGCCCACAAATGGGCAACGCGGCGATGCTGCCACGCCGCACATTGAAGTCACCAGCACTACTGCCTGCCCCATGACCGGACTGGGTTTGCAAGTGCGTCGCAGCAGTGATCCGAATTTGCTCGCCTCGCTGAAAGCGGAGGGTGGTAATAAACGCTGGTCAGCAGCAGCGCCACACTGCGGTGGTGATTCACCCGATCGTGTGCTGCTCGATAAGAGCGGCTATTTAACGCCACAATGGGAGGAAGAAGACGATGGGCAACAGCATGCGACAGCCGCACCGACGCAACAACCGTTCGCACGCTCCGGTCGCTTGTCCATGCAGTTTCTGGGCGATGGCACGGGCTACAAATGGATGGAGGCCGCCGAAAAGTTacagcatcagcagcagcagcacccgCAACAGCAGCCATCACATCAGTATGCGTCGCAGGGACAAATGTACACCACCAAGTCGCTGCCGCGTGAAAGTAAGCGCAAAGAGCCGCTCGGTCAGGCTTATGAGTCGATACGCGAAAAAGATGGCGAAATGTTGCTCATCATTAATGAGTATGGTAGTCCGTTGGGTCTGACGGCCATACCGGATAACGAACATGGCGGCGGTTTGCTGGTGCAGCACGTGGAACCGGGTAGTCGCGCTGAACGTGGACGCTTGCGGCGCGGCGATCGCATACTCGAAATCAATGGCACTAAACTGATCGGTCTAACCGAGGGTAAGGTGCAGGACTATCTACGACGCTCACTCGAAGCATCCGAACTGCGTGTGCGCGTGTTGCGCGCCAGTGGCAGTAACGCTAACCAACGTAGCGTCAGCAAATCGCGGCGTCGCGACTCTAAAGTCGCCGAAATGATTGAAGCGGAAGAGAAATTGGCCTCAACCGTAGAAACGAAGGTGGCGACTGTCTCGCCCACACGTAAGCCACATACGGCGCCAGTGGGCACATCTCTGCAGGTTGCGAATACGCGTAAGCTCGGCCGCAAGATCGAAATTGTGCTGAAGAAGGGTCCGAACGGTCTGGGTTTTTCCGTGACAACACGCGATAATCCAGCCGGTGGCCATTGTCCGATTTATATTAAGAATATACTGCCGCGTGGCGCTGCTATCGAGGATGGTCGCTTGAAGCCAGGCGATCGCTTGCTCGAGGTGGACGGTGTGCCGATGACTGGTAAAACCCAAACGGATGTGGTCTCCATTTTGCGCGCTACGCAACCCGGTGCTACGGTGCGTTTAGTAGTGTCGCGACAGCAGGAATTAGCCGAACAGGATGAGCGCGAAATT AACTACGATGAGAAAGAGCGCGACGTTATGAATACACCACCAAAACCGCCAGCGCCAGTGCTACCCTCTTCATTAcaaaaacagcagcagcaggaTAAACTGCCGAATGGCGTTAAGAAGTCCAACAGCGCACGATCACTCTTTGagcagcaccaacagcaagCGCAGTATCAGCTGAACGAATCCCAGCACTTCATAGATGCGGGCAGCGAGTCGGCAGCCTCAAGC GATAGCTTACAAGCGGGCATCGCATGGCGCTCACGCGAAGTCCTCACACTACACATACCAGTACACGATACAGAGAAGGCCGGTCTCGGTGTCAGCGTCAAAGGCAAGACCAGTTCAAAttccaacagcagcaacaactcaATGAAACACGACGGTGATTTGGGTATTTTCGTGAAGAACGTCATACATGGTGGCGCCGCATCACGTGACGGACGTCTACGCATGAATGATCAACTCTTAAGTGTTAACGGTGTCTCGCTGTTGGGTCAAAATAACGCGGAGGCAATGGAGACGTTGCGTCGTGCCATGGTCAACAATCCCGGTAAGCATCCGGGCATGATAACGCTATCGGTGGCACGCAAGATTGCACGCTCCGCCAGTTCGGGTGACATACTCGAGCAGACCAATAGCAGTTCGAATGCCAGCGATAATTCCGGCGCCACAGTGATCTATCTGAGTCCGGAGAAGAAGGAAGCACGCAGCGGAGCTGGTGGCTGCGCAACAAATGAAATGAACAG ATGGAGCAATCCCGTATTAGATCGTCTAACCGGTGGAGTTTGCTCGTCGAATTCATCACAACAGGCGCGTCGGCCCTCACGCGATCACTTGAACGCTGGCGGTGGGGTTGCAGGTGGTATTGGCGGTGCTCCCGGTAGCGCCGGCCTACATGGCCTGCGCAATGAGAGCTATTACATGGCAACAAATGAAACGTGGTCGCCAGCTTTGCATCATCAGAAGATGATGAATGGCCAcgtcaacaacaacacagtTTTAATTGAAGATGATCCAGAGCCAATGTCACC CACACTGCCCCACCATCCCAACGATTCAGTGTGCACACAAAGCAGCAATGGTGGCCAAAACACGACCACAGCCGCACCGGGCTTCGATGCCACATATTCGTCCCAGTTGAGTCTCGAAACGAACAACTCGGGCGTTGAGCACTTTTCACGCGACGCGCTCGGTCGCCGTTCGATATCGGAGAAACATCACGCCGCCTTGGATGCACGCGAAACGGGCACCTACCAGCGCAATAAGAAGTTGCGCGAAGAACGCGAACGCGAGCGCCGCATACAACTAACCAAGTCTGCCATATATGGTGGCTCCATGGAGTCGCTGACAGCGCGTATTGCCAATGCGAATGCGCAAATACCCGGCTATAAGCACACGAAGACCGCTTCCGGCGTGGAGGCGCAACAACTGCAAGCGGAGGCACGCGATCAAGTCGGTGATTTAGGTCCCTCGTTGGGCTTGAAGAAATCCTCATCGTTGGAGTCGCTGCAAACCATGGTGCAAGAGATACAAATGTCCGATGAGCCGCGCGGTCCGACGGCATTGCGTGCGCCGCGTGGACGCGGACGTGAGGACAGCTTGCGCGCCGCTGTGGTGGCGGATCCCGAGGCGGGCA AGCCACGCAAGCACTGGCTGCTCGAGGAGGGCACCGATCAGGACGGCGGCTTTGCGCATCGCAACGGTCCCTTCCAGAGTTCGCTGAACGACGGCAAGCACAAGTCGCGCGCCAAGAAGCCGAGCATATTGCGCGGCATCGGACATATGTTTCGCTTCGGCAAGAATCGCAAAGACGGCGTTGCACCGATAGATGTGCAAGCCGCTGCCTTGGCTGAGCGCCCGCCAGCCTCGCTGCCCAACAATCAGCTGCCTGCCGCCGCTTTGGCCGCGCTCGATCGGAATACGAAGCTGGTGCCGCCTGCCTACCAACCGCCGCCGCCCTTACCGCCTGCCAACAGCACCGGCAGCGGTGGCAGTGGCGCAAATACGGGCGCTGGCGTTGGTAACTTGTCGTCGAACTCGAATGGCATACACCACAATGATATTTTCAATCATCGCTATCAGCACTATGCCAACTACGACGAACTGCATCAGCAACAGATGAG CAGCGAAAGCGAAAACACGGCCactaaacaaaatcaaaatagtaCAGATGTTTTATCGGAGTCGACATTAGAATGCATGCGGCAACAAGTTATCAGGCAGCGCATTAAAGTCGAGGCGGAAAG ccaaaaaatgaagaaaatatttttcatatttctttacaaataa
- the LOC126760676 gene encoding partitioning defective 3 homolog isoform X6, with protein MFDVPPKCPALAHKLTGIFGWRHTYKVSAKHEGIQHTFLQKSYSLTLPKRPPSPYRGQKEPDSWVAVHHLQTQSGILDPDDCVGDVADDREQILASFDDSGPDPGVPQGGGDGASGSSSVGTGSPDIFRDPTNTDAPTNGQRGDAATPHIEVTSTTACPMTGLGLQVRRSSDPNLLASLKAEGGNKRWSAAAPHCGGDSPDRVLLDKSGYLTPQWEEEDDGQQHATAAPTQQPFARSGRLSMQFLGDGTGYKWMEAAEKLQHQQQQHPQQQPSHQYASQGQMYTTKSLPRESKRKEPLGQAYESIREKDGEMLLIINEYGSPLGLTAIPDNEHGGGLLVQHVEPGSRAERGRLRRGDRILEINGTKLIGLTEGKVQDYLRRSLEASELRVRVLRASGSNANQRSVSKSRRRDSKVAEMIEAEEKLASTVETKVATVSPTRKPHTAPVGTSLQVANTRKLGRKIEIVLKKGPNGLGFSVTTRDNPAGGHCPIYIKNILPRGAAIEDGRLKPGDRLLEVDGVPMTGKTQTDVVSILRATQPGATVRLVVSRQQELAEQDEREINYDEKERDVMNTPPKPPAPVLPSSLQKQQQQDKLPNGVKKSNSARSLFEQHQQQAQYQLNESQHFIDAGSESAASSDSLQAGIAWRSREVLTLHIPVHDTEKAGLGVSVKGKTSSNSNSSNNSMKHDGDLGIFVKNVIHGGAASRDGRLRMNDQLLSVNGVSLLGQNNAEAMETLRRAMVNNPGKHPGMITLSVARKIARSASSGDILEQTNSSSNASDNSGATVIYLSPEKKEARSGAGGCATNEMNRWSNPVLDRLTGGVCSSNSSQQARRPSRDHLNAGGGVAGGIGGAPGSAGLHGLRNESYYMATNETWSPALHHQKMMNGHVNNNTVLIEDDPEPMSPTLPHHPNDSVCTQSSNGGQNTTTAAPGFDATYSSQLSLETNNSGVEHFSRDALGRRSISEKHHAALDARETGTYQRNKKLREERERERRIQLTKSAIYGGSMESLTARIANANAQIPGYKHTKTASGVEAQQLQAEARDQVGDLGPSLGLKKSSSLESLQTMVQEIQMSDEPRGPTALRAPRGRGREDSLRAAVVADPEAGKPRKHWLLEEGTDQDGGFAHRNGPFQSSLNDGKHKSRAKKPSILRGIGHMFRFGKNRKDGVAPIDVQAAALAERPPASLPNNQLPAAALAALDRNTKLVPPAYQPPPPLPPANSTGSGGSGANTGAGVGNLSSNSNGIHHNDIFNHRYQHYANYDELHQQQMSRRHQHYHSQRSARSQDINLQHHHHHAAMLSNSGSAADKSNLLRPTSTYYEYETVQHSVSPAAAAAQHHQLRNGSLKQNGHHSPITVNGVQQQQHQQQQQQSHQQHNNSNHHQQQQQQQQAQQQTVGPPPQAQPHWKVAGMNGFSPASLNSSARSRGPFVTHVTIRDQSSAAIAAQQPTYQTVQKQQPQFASAVVSGGAQPHASKV; from the exons GAGCCTGATTCTTGGGTTGCCGTACACCATCTACAAACACAGTCGGGCATACTCGACCCCGACGATTGTGTCGGCGATGTCGCCGATGATCGCGAACAAATACTTGCCAGCTTCGATGACTCCGGTCCGGATCCGGGTGTGCCGCAAGGTGGCGGCGACGGTGCCTCTGGCAGCTCTTCGGTGGGCACTGGCTCGCCCGATATCTTTCGTGATCCCACTAACACAGATGCGCCCACAAATGGGCAACGCGGCGATGCTGCCACGCCGCACATTGAAGTCACCAGCACTACTGCCTGCCCCATGACCGGACTGGGTTTGCAAGTGCGTCGCAGCAGTGATCCGAATTTGCTCGCCTCGCTGAAAGCGGAGGGTGGTAATAAACGCTGGTCAGCAGCAGCGCCACACTGCGGTGGTGATTCACCCGATCGTGTGCTGCTCGATAAGAGCGGCTATTTAACGCCACAATGGGAGGAAGAAGACGATGGGCAACAGCATGCGACAGCCGCACCGACGCAACAACCGTTCGCACGCTCCGGTCGCTTGTCCATGCAGTTTCTGGGCGATGGCACGGGCTACAAATGGATGGAGGCCGCCGAAAAGTTacagcatcagcagcagcagcacccgCAACAGCAGCCATCACATCAGTATGCGTCGCAGGGACAAATGTACACCACCAAGTCGCTGCCGCGTGAAAGTAAGCGCAAAGAGCCGCTCGGTCAGGCTTATGAGTCGATACGCGAAAAAGATGGCGAAATGTTGCTCATCATTAATGAGTATGGTAGTCCGTTGGGTCTGACGGCCATACCGGATAACGAACATGGCGGCGGTTTGCTGGTGCAGCACGTGGAACCGGGTAGTCGCGCTGAACGTGGACGCTTGCGGCGCGGCGATCGCATACTCGAAATCAATGGCACTAAACTGATCGGTCTAACCGAGGGTAAGGTGCAGGACTATCTACGACGCTCACTCGAAGCATCCGAACTGCGTGTGCGCGTGTTGCGCGCCAGTGGCAGTAACGCTAACCAACGTAGCGTCAGCAAATCGCGGCGTCGCGACTCTAAAGTCGCCGAAATGATTGAAGCGGAAGAGAAATTGGCCTCAACCGTAGAAACGAAGGTGGCGACTGTCTCGCCCACACGTAAGCCACATACGGCGCCAGTGGGCACATCTCTGCAGGTTGCGAATACGCGTAAGCTCGGCCGCAAGATCGAAATTGTGCTGAAGAAGGGTCCGAACGGTCTGGGTTTTTCCGTGACAACACGCGATAATCCAGCCGGTGGCCATTGTCCGATTTATATTAAGAATATACTGCCGCGTGGCGCTGCTATCGAGGATGGTCGCTTGAAGCCAGGCGATCGCTTGCTCGAGGTGGACGGTGTGCCGATGACTGGTAAAACCCAAACGGATGTGGTCTCCATTTTGCGCGCTACGCAACCCGGTGCTACGGTGCGTTTAGTAGTGTCGCGACAGCAGGAATTAGCCGAACAGGATGAGCGCGAAATT AACTACGATGAGAAAGAGCGCGACGTTATGAATACACCACCAAAACCGCCAGCGCCAGTGCTACCCTCTTCATTAcaaaaacagcagcagcaggaTAAACTGCCGAATGGCGTTAAGAAGTCCAACAGCGCACGATCACTCTTTGagcagcaccaacagcaagCGCAGTATCAGCTGAACGAATCCCAGCACTTCATAGATGCGGGCAGCGAGTCGGCAGCCTCAAGC GATAGCTTACAAGCGGGCATCGCATGGCGCTCACGCGAAGTCCTCACACTACACATACCAGTACACGATACAGAGAAGGCCGGTCTCGGTGTCAGCGTCAAAGGCAAGACCAGTTCAAAttccaacagcagcaacaactcaATGAAACACGACGGTGATTTGGGTATTTTCGTGAAGAACGTCATACATGGTGGCGCCGCATCACGTGACGGACGTCTACGCATGAATGATCAACTCTTAAGTGTTAACGGTGTCTCGCTGTTGGGTCAAAATAACGCGGAGGCAATGGAGACGTTGCGTCGTGCCATGGTCAACAATCCCGGTAAGCATCCGGGCATGATAACGCTATCGGTGGCACGCAAGATTGCACGCTCCGCCAGTTCGGGTGACATACTCGAGCAGACCAATAGCAGTTCGAATGCCAGCGATAATTCCGGCGCCACAGTGATCTATCTGAGTCCGGAGAAGAAGGAAGCACGCAGCGGAGCTGGTGGCTGCGCAACAAATGAAATGAACAG ATGGAGCAATCCCGTATTAGATCGTCTAACCGGTGGAGTTTGCTCGTCGAATTCATCACAACAGGCGCGTCGGCCCTCACGCGATCACTTGAACGCTGGCGGTGGGGTTGCAGGTGGTATTGGCGGTGCTCCCGGTAGCGCCGGCCTACATGGCCTGCGCAATGAGAGCTATTACATGGCAACAAATGAAACGTGGTCGCCAGCTTTGCATCATCAGAAGATGATGAATGGCCAcgtcaacaacaacacagtTTTAATTGAAGATGATCCAGAGCCAATGTCACC CACACTGCCCCACCATCCCAACGATTCAGTGTGCACACAAAGCAGCAATGGTGGCCAAAACACGACCACAGCCGCACCGGGCTTCGATGCCACATATTCGTCCCAGTTGAGTCTCGAAACGAACAACTCGGGCGTTGAGCACTTTTCACGCGACGCGCTCGGTCGCCGTTCGATATCGGAGAAACATCACGCCGCCTTGGATGCACGCGAAACGGGCACCTACCAGCGCAATAAGAAGTTGCGCGAAGAACGCGAACGCGAGCGCCGCATACAACTAACCAAGTCTGCCATATATGGTGGCTCCATGGAGTCGCTGACAGCGCGTATTGCCAATGCGAATGCGCAAATACCCGGCTATAAGCACACGAAGACCGCTTCCGGCGTGGAGGCGCAACAACTGCAAGCGGAGGCACGCGATCAAGTCGGTGATTTAGGTCCCTCGTTGGGCTTGAAGAAATCCTCATCGTTGGAGTCGCTGCAAACCATGGTGCAAGAGATACAAATGTCCGATGAGCCGCGCGGTCCGACGGCATTGCGTGCGCCGCGTGGACGCGGACGTGAGGACAGCTTGCGCGCCGCTGTGGTGGCGGATCCCGAGGCGGGCA AGCCACGCAAGCACTGGCTGCTCGAGGAGGGCACCGATCAGGACGGCGGCTTTGCGCATCGCAACGGTCCCTTCCAGAGTTCGCTGAACGACGGCAAGCACAAGTCGCGCGCCAAGAAGCCGAGCATATTGCGCGGCATCGGACATATGTTTCGCTTCGGCAAGAATCGCAAAGACGGCGTTGCACCGATAGATGTGCAAGCCGCTGCCTTGGCTGAGCGCCCGCCAGCCTCGCTGCCCAACAATCAGCTGCCTGCCGCCGCTTTGGCCGCGCTCGATCGGAATACGAAGCTGGTGCCGCCTGCCTACCAACCGCCGCCGCCCTTACCGCCTGCCAACAGCACCGGCAGCGGTGGCAGTGGCGCAAATACGGGCGCTGGCGTTGGTAACTTGTCGTCGAACTCGAATGGCATACACCACAATGATATTTTCAATCATCGCTATCAGCACTATGCCAACTACGACGAACTGCATCAGCAACAGATGAG TCGCCGTCATCAGCATTACCATTCGCAACGCAGCGCCCGCTCACAGGACATCAACTTgcagcatcatcatcatcacgCCGCCATGTTGAGCAACAGCGGCAGCGCTGCCGACAAGAGCAACCTGCTGCGTCCCACCTCCACATACTATGAGTACGAGACGGTGCAGCACAGTGTGAGtccagcggcggcggcggcgcaaCATCATCAGCTGCGCAATGGCAGTCTCAAGCAAAACGGACATCACTCACCGATAACGGTGAATGgcgtgcagcagcagcagcaccagcagcaacaacagcagtcaCATCagcaacacaacaacagcaatcatcatcaacagcagcagcaacaacaacaagcacaacagCAAACAGTTGGGCCACCACCACAAGCGCAACCACACTGGAAAGTGGCGGGCATGAATGGCTTCTCGCCCGCCTCACTCAACAGCAGCGCGCGCAGTCGCGGTCCCTTCGTCACACACGTGACCATACGCGATCAGAGCTCAGCGGCCATCGCCGCACAACAACCCACATACCAAACGGTACAGAAGCAGCAGCCGCAATTTGCGAGCGCAGTCGTTAGCGGTGGCGCGCAGCCGCACGCATCGAAAGTGTGA